One Glycine max cultivar Williams 82 chromosome 6, Glycine_max_v4.0, whole genome shotgun sequence DNA segment encodes these proteins:
- the LOC100815787 gene encoding uncharacterized protein, whose amino-acid sequence MDDKQENLLTLSLPSQLVSIDEELWRMAEDRVQEILWTIEPNVLSEVNRKDVIDYVQRLIKGYYGAKVLPFGSVPLKTYLPDGDVDLTTLIHEDAEEDLAQAICNILKSGDDSEYQVKDIQYIRAQVRLVKCTVKNIAVDISFNQMAGIYTLRFLEQVDQLVGKNHIFKRSIILIKAWCYYDSRLLGGHYGLLSTYAVEILVLYIINRFHSVVRGPLEVLYIFLDYYSSFDWDHNYVSIWGPKSLSSLPEIVETPECDQGEFLLQKEFLTNYKNMCSYPTRASETLTHEFPVKFMNILDPLRNDNNLGRSVSIASLHRLRFAFAYSAQKLKQIFTLPGENMGAALEKFFFSTLERNGKGERADVGVPVAPFGTGRFEEPVLNGDCENYCGGSQYVQLYHNYAMPVIVDSSSLALPDDILASSTQQNWSLFYHGGTDVYIPRHTLYHPTYNLEGGGKSRGTGTYIPDLNYNSYWDMSTKAPRPRRFPSSKHNAFPRSRLKKKQVEEVHSEIDINANSDSRLFEFLNEDFPVLPCNSKAIPPTQAEESTPLEKFHSETDMDGTSRSFEFSNEDFPLLPKVCSETHMDGNSRSFGLSKKDSPLLQSARKTILSGSANLTKQAKSFPFSKVSKLKNIEFGTFKKSQSLTEPSVSTKDEKEDSDISLSKKNCACIFEGGDREERLIS is encoded by the exons ATGGATGATAAGCAAGAAAATTTGTTAACGTTGTCCTTGCCTAGCCAATTGGTATCAATTGATGAGGAACTATGGCGGATGGCTGAAGACAGGGTGCAAGAGATACTATGGACAATTGAACCAAATGTTTTATCTGAAGTGAACAGAAAGGATGTTATTGACTATGTTCAGAGGCTGATTAAAGGTTACTATGGAGCAAAG GTCTTGCCATTCGGTTCTGTTCCACTAAAAACCTATCTTCCTGATGGAGATGTTGATTTGACAACTCTCATTCATGAAGATGCAGAGGAGGATTTGGCACAAGCAATATGCAATATACTTAAAAGTGGAGATGACTCTGAATACCAAGTAAAAGACATACAATATATACGCGCACAg GTCCGGCTAGTAAAATGTACAGTGAAAAATATAGCAGTTGATATCTCTTTCAATCAGATGGCTGGAATCTATACTCTACGCTTTTTGGAGCAG GTTGACCAACTTGTTGGAAAGAACCATATTTTCAAACGCAGTATTATCTTAATCAAAGCTTGGTGCTATTACGATAGCCGACTACTTGGCGGACACTATGGCCTGTTATCAACATATGCAGTAGAAATATTAGTCTTGTATATTATCAATCGTTTTCATTCAGTAGTGCGtggtcctctagag GTGCTATACATATTTTTGGACTACTACAGCTCATTTGATTGGGACCATAATTATGTTAGTATATGGGGTCCAAAATCCTTATCCTCTCTTCCAGAAATTGTTG AGACACCAGAGTGTGATCAGGGTGAATTCTTGCTCCAAAAAGAGTTTCTTACAAATTACAAGAATATGTGCTCTTATCCAACAAGGGCATCTGAAACTTTGACCCATGAATTTCCTGTTAAGTTCATGAACATCTTGGATCCTTTAAGAAATGACAACAACCTAGGTCGTAGTGTGAGCATAG CCAGTCTACATCGATTAAGATTTGCTTTTGCCTACAGCGCTCAAAAGCTTAAGCAAATCTTCACACTTCCTGGAGAAAACATGGGTGCAGCACTAGAGAAGTTTTTCTTCAGCACTTTGGAAAGGAATGGAAAAGGAGAAAGGGCAGATGTTGGGGTTCCGGTTGCTCCATTTGGTACTGGAAGATTCGAAGAGCCTGTCCTTAATGGAGATTGTGAAAATTACTGTGGTGGCTCACAATATGTTCAGTTGTATCATAATTATGCCATGCCAGTAATTGTAGATTCCAGTTCTCTAGCTTTGCCTGATGATATCCTTGCATCATCAACGCAGCAAAACTGGAGTCTGTTTTATCATGGTGGTACCGATGTATATATCCCGAGACATACACTCTATCATCCAACTTACAACCTTGAAGGAGGAGGGAAATCACGTGGAACAGGCACATACATACCTGACTTG AATTACAATTCCTACTGGGATATGAGCACCAAGGCACCTAGGCCAAGGAGATTTCCTTCTTCAAAGCACAATGCATTTCCCAGATCACGTctgaaaaagaaacaagtggaaGAGGTTCATTCTGAGATAGACATAAATGCTAATTCAGATTCAAGGTTGTTTGAGTTCTTAAATGAAGATTTCCCCGTTCTTCCATGCAATTCCAAGGCTATACCGCCAACACAAGCCGAAGAGTCTACGCCATTAGAAAAGTTTCATTCTGAGACAGACATGGATGGTACTTCTCGGTCATTTGAGTTCTCAAATGAAGATTTCCCCCTTCTTCCAAAGGTTTGTTCTGAGacacacatggatggtaattcaAGGTCATTTGGGCTTTCAAAGAAAGATTCCCCCCTTCTTCAAAGCGCTCGCAAGACCATCCTGTCAGGGTCTGCTAATTTAACTAAGCAAGCCAAGAGTTTCCCATTCTCTAAAGTGTCTAAACTGAAAAATATTGAGTTTGGAACTTTCAAGAAATCACAATCATTGACAGAACCAAGTGTGTCAACAAAGGATGAGAAAGAAGATTCCGATATTTcattatctaaaaaaaactgTGCTTGTATTTTCGAAGGTGGCGATAGAGAGGAAAGATTAATctcttga
- the LOC100792911 gene encoding manganese-dependent ADP-ribose/CDP-alcohol diphosphatase, translated as MVSSNGLATSQPLFSFGLISDVQYADIPDGRSFLGVPRYYRHSLLILQRAVKEWNSHQRHKFVINFGDIVDGFCPKDQSLDTVKKVVDEFEMFTGGPVYHMIGNHCLYNLPRSKLLSLLKIHTLDGRAYYDFSPVPEYRFVVLDAYDISAIGWPQDHPKTLEALKILREKNPNEDKNSPTNLEGPERRFVMFNGAVGKEQVEWLDGVLLESTNLKQKVVVCCHLPLHPGAATEETLLWNYDEVMNLIHRYNCVKVCLAGHDHKGGYSIDSHGIHHRVFEAALECPPGTDAFGYIDVYDDRISLVGTDRMKSTEMDFTPPS; from the coding sequence aTGGTCTCTTCTAATGGACTAGCTACGAGTCAgccacttttttcttttggattgatttctgatgtccaATATGCTGACATTCCTGATGGCCGTTCATTCCTTGGTGTTCCACGGTATTATAGACACAGTCTTCTCATATTGCAGAGAGCAGTTAAAGAATGGAACTCTCATCAGAGGCACAAGTTTGTGATTAATTTTGGAGATATTGTTGATGGGTTTTGTCCCAAAGATCAATCTCTTGATACTGTAAAGAAAGTTGTTGATGAATTTGAGATGTTCACAGGAGGACCTGTGTATCATATGATTGGCAATCACTGCCTATACAATCTTCCTCGCAGCAAGTTACTTTCATTACTGAAGATCCATACTCTTGATGGCCGCGCATACTATGATTTCTCGCCAGTGCCTGAATATAGATTTGTTGTTCTGGATGCCTATGACATCAGTGCCATTGGTTGGCCTCAAGATCATCCAAAAACACTGGAGGCCTTGAAAATCCTAAGGGAGAAGAATCCAAATGAAGATAAGAACAGTCCAACAAATTTGGAGGGTCCTGAACGAAGGTTTGTAATGTTTAATGGAGCTGTTGGAAAGGAACAGGTCGAATGGTTAGATGGTGTTCTCTTGGAGTCAACAAACTTGAAACAGAAGGTGGTTGTCTGCTGCCATCTGCCTCTACATCCTGGTGCGGCAACTGAAGAGACACTGTTGTGGAATTACGATGAAGTAATGAATTTGATACACAGATACAATTGCGTTAAGGTCTGTCTTGCAGGGCATGATCATAAAGGCGGATACTCTATTGATTCTCATGGGATACACCATAGAGTTTTTGAAGCTGCTTTGGAATGCCCTCCTGGTACGGATGCATTTGGATACATTGATGTCTATGATGACAGGATATCACTTGTTGGAACTGACAGAATGAAAAGTACAGAGATGGATTTTACTCCCCCAAGTTAA
- the LOC100815255 gene encoding manganese-dependent ADP-ribose/CDP-alcohol diphosphatase → MVSSNGLATTQPLFSFGLISDVQYADIPDGRSFLGVPRYYKHSILVLRRAVKEWNTHQKHKFAINFGDIVDGFCPKDQSLGTIKKLVDEFEMFRGGPVHHIIGNHCLYNLPRSELLPLLKIKTLDGRAYYDFSPVPEYRFVVLDGYDISAIGWPKDHPKTLEALKILREKNPNENKNSPINMEGLERRFLMFNGAIGKEQMKWLDDVLLEATKLKQKVVICCHLPLDPGAASEKGLLWNYDEVMNLIHKYNCVKVCLAGHYHRGGYSIDSHGIHHRVLEAALECPPGTDAFGYIDVYDDRISLVGTDRMKSTEMHFTPPS, encoded by the coding sequence ATGGTTTCTTCTAATGGACTAGCTACTACACaacctcttttttcttttggattgaTTTCTGATGTTCAATATGCTGACATTCCTGATGGTCGCTCATTCCTTGGTGTTCCACGGTATTATAAGCATAGTATTCTTGTGTTGCGGAGAGCGGTTAAAGAATGGAACACTCATCAGAAGCATAAGTTTGCTATTAATTTTGGAGATATTGTTGATGGGTTTTGTCCCAAAGATCAATCTCTTGGTACTATAAAGAAACTAGTGGACGAATTTGAGATGTTCAGGGGAGGACCTGTGCATCATATTATTGGCAATCATTGCCTATACAATCTTCCTCGCAGCGAGTTACTTCCATTATTGAAGATCAAAACACTTGATGGCCGTGCTTACTATGATTTCTCACCAGTGCCTGAATATAGATTCGTAGTTCTTGATGGCTATGATATCAGTGCCATTGGTTGGCCAAAAGATCATCCAAAAACATTGGAGGCCTTGAAAATCTTAAGGGAGAAGAATCCAAATGAAAATAAGAACAGTCCAATAAATATGGAGGGGCTTGAAAGAAGGTTTCTCATGTTTAATGGAGCCATTGGAAAGGAACAGATGAAATGGTTGGATGATGTTCTCCTGGAGGCAACAAAATTGAAACAGAAAGTGGTTATTTGTTGCCATCTGCCTCTAGATCCTGGCGCGGCAAGTGAGAAGGGACTGTTGTGGAATTATGATGAAGTAATGAATTTGATACACAAATATAATTGTGTTAAGGTATGTCTTGCTGGACATTATCATAGAGGTGGATACTCCATTGATTCTCATGGGATACACCATAGAGTTCTTGAAGCTGCTTTGGAATGTCCTCCTGGTACGGATGCATTTGGATACATTGATGTCTATGATGACAGGATATCACTTGTTGGAACTGACAGAATGAAAAGTACAGAGATGCATTTTACTCCCCCAAGTTAA
- the LOC100814733 gene encoding protein POLLEN DEFECTIVE IN GUIDANCE 1: protein MALRNDGRKISFEVLSVEGQSDPTERNHKKRRHRASKKKKKLLDRAGDSFDPHSVPLENGGACNGFELDASRYCCGGGGGSFVVCEEVREAESVCAVAEAREAESEEATAVRGGMEGFNFGELRQRNVNCGSSEDIAAYVVVRDEKEDGGVNASPVEKPTNEPDRNVVKKLETVESLDWKRIMAEDPNFVYSVEKSPVSYFLEEMHNGNSLRSTTTLGNEKERERVYDTIFRLPWRCELLIDVGFFVCFDSFLSLLTVMPARIMMTIWRLLKTRQFKRLSTMEVSDFGCFLILSSGVVLLQQTDISLIYHMIRGQGTIKLYVVYNVLEIFDKLCQNFNGDVLQTLFLSAEGLANCPPESMRFWIWRFASDQALAVAASIVHSFILLAQAITLSTCIVAHNNALLALLVSNNFAEIKSNVFKRYSEDNVHSLVYFDSVERFHISSFILFVLAQNILEAEGPWFESFLINILLVYVSEMIIDIIKHSFIAKFNNIKPIAYSEFLEDLCKQTLNMQTKSAKKNLTFVPLAPACVVIRVFTPVYAANLPPNPLPWRLFWILLFSAMTYVMLTSLKVLIGMGLQKHATWYVNRCKKRKHHFHED, encoded by the exons ATGGCGCTCCGAAACGACGGCAGAAAAATTTCCTTCGAGGTTCTCAGCGTCGAGGGCCAATCGGATCCAACGGAACGCAATCACAAGAAGCGCAGGCACCGCGcttcgaagaagaagaagaaacttcTCGATCGCGCCGGCGATTCCTTTGATCCGCATTCGGTGCCGTTGGAGAACGGAGGAGCATGTAACGGATTCGAGCTCGACGCTAGCAGGTACTGCTGCGGCGGCGGCGGAGGAAGCTTCGTCGTGTGCGAGGAGGTGCGCGAGGCGGAGAGTGTGTGCGCGGTTGCGGAGGCGCGTGAGGCGGAGAGTGAGGAAGCGACCGCCGTGCGCGGTGGCATGGAGGGGTTTAATTTTGGGGAATTGAGGCAGAGGAACGTGAATTGTGGGAGTTCGGAGGATATAGCGGCTTACGTGGTGGTGCGCGATGAGAAGGAGGATGGCGGTGTGAATGCGAGTCCGGTGGAGAAGCCGACGAACGAGCCTGATAGGAATGTGGTTAAGAAATTGGAGACTGTGGAATCGTTGGACTGGAAGCGTATCATGGCGGAAGATCCGAACT TTGTGTATTCAGTGGAGAAGTCCCCTGTATCATACTTTTTGGAGGAAATGCACAATGGAAATTCTTTACGCAGCACAACAACTCTTGGGAATGAGAAAGAACGAGAGAGAGTTTACGACACTATCTTCCGCCTGCCATGGAGATGTGAATTG CTTATAGATGTTGGCTTCTTTGTCTGCTTCGATTCATTTCTTTCGTTGTTAACTGTTATGCCAGCGAGGATCATGATGACTATTTGGAGGCTTCTAAAGACAAG GCAGTTCAAGAGGCTGTCTACAATGGAAGTTTCAgattttggctgttttcttattttgagtAGTGGAGTTGTTCTTTTGCAGCAAACAG ATATCAGCTTAATATATCATATGATCCGTGGTCAAggaacaataaaattatatgtggTATACAATGTTTTAGAG atatttgataaattatgtCAAAATTTTAATGGGGATGTGTTgcaaacattatttctttctgCTGAAGGACTTGCAAATTGCCCCCCAGAAAGCATGAGATTCTGGATTTGGAGATTTGCTTCTGACCAAGCTTTAGCGGTGGCTGCTTCAA TTGTTCATTCTTTTATCTTATTAGCTCAGGCAATCACTTTATCAACCTGTATAGTTGCTCACAACAACGCATTGTTGGCTTTGCTGGTGTCAAATAATTTTGCTGAGATCAAAAGCAATGTGTTTAAGCGATACAGCGAGGATAATGTTCACagtttagtttactttg ATTCTGTAGAGAGATTCCACATTTCATCTTTTATCTTATTCGTTTTGGCTCAAAATATTCTAGAGGCAGAGGGTCCCTGGTTTGAAAGTTTTCTCATT AATATCCTCTTGGTTTATGTATCTGAAATGATTATTGATATTATCAAGCATTCATTCATTGCTAAATTCAATAACATTAAGCCCATCGCATACTCCGAGTTCCTTGAAGATCTATGCAAACAG ACTCTAAATATGCAAACTAAGAGTGCAAAGAAAAACCTGACTTTTGTCCCCCTTGCTCCAGCATGTGTG GTTATTCGAGTTTTCACTCCAGTATATGCTGCAAACCTTCCTCCCAATCCCCTTCCATGGAGGCTTTTCTGGATTCTGCTTTTTTCAGCAATGACCTATGTCATGCTCACAAGCCTCAAGGTTCTCATTGGCATGGGACTACAGAAGCATGCCACATGGTATGTCAATCGTTGCAAAAAGAGGAAACATCATTTTCATGAAGATTAG
- the LOC100816323 gene encoding uncharacterized protein yields the protein MQDAIGIPACFSSALKSSDDHTTVTRLGQSVHMSLYRTKIADQCRLITITWCKNVMLHGLSVSVEGPEGEAQYCCKVELKPWYFWRKQGSKHFIVHGDKAVDVFWDLKAAKFHGETEPTSEYYVAVVCDKEVVLLIGDLKKEAYRRTGCRPALIDPILVSKKEHIFGKRKFSTRARFHEKGRCHEISIECKNKSNNNIGGDGDKIQPEMEIKLDGHVVIHVKRLQWKFRGNESIHLNKMRVEVYWDVHDWLFSPGLKHALFIFKPVLSSSNISLSSSHSISSSSPPLSSSSTPLSTQTGSSGSLEGFSVSESSEFCLFLYAWKVEQ from the coding sequence ATGCAAGACGCAATTGGGATTCCAGCATGCTTCTCTTCTGCTCTGAAGTCAAGTGATGATCACACAACCGTGACTCGTTTAGGCCAGAGCGTGCACATGTCCCTGTACAGAACAAAGATTGCTGACCAGTGCCGCTTGATCACCATCACATGGTGCAAAAACGTGATGCTCCATGGGCTTTCAGTATCAGTGGAAGGCCCAGAAGGAGAGGCCCAATACTGCTGCAAGGTGGAGCTGAAACCATGGTACTTTTGGAGAAAACAAGGTTCCAAGCACTTTATCGTACACGGTGACAAAGCCGTTGACGTTTTCTGGGACCTTAAAGCCGCGAAATTCCACGGCGAGACAGAACCAACCTCGGAGTACTACGTTGCCGTGGTGTGCGACAAAGAGGTCGTGCTTCTGATCGGTGATTTGAAAAAAGAAGCTTACAGAAGAACCGGGTGCAGACCAGCGCTTATTGACCCAATTTTGGTTTCGAAAAAAGAACACATTTTTGGGAAGAGAAAGTTCTCTACAAGAGCCAGGTTTCACGAAAAAGGTAGGTGCCATGAGATCTCAATAGAGTGCAAGAACAAGAGCAACAACAACATTGGAGGAGATGGAGATAAGATTCAGCCAGAGATGGAGATAAAATTAGATGGGCACGTGGTGATCCACGTGAAGCGCTTGCAATGGAAGTTTAGAGGGAACGAGTCGATTCATCTCAACAAGATGAGAGTGGAGGTGTATTGGGATGTTCACGATTGGCTCTTTAGTCCTGGTTTGAAACatgctttgtttatttttaagccTGTTTTGTCATCATCCAATATTTCTCTGTCATCATCGCATTCAATTTCATCATCTTCACCACCGTTGTCATCATCATCCACACCGTTATCTACTCAAACGGGGAGTTCTGGGTCGCTGGAAGGGTTCAGTGTCAGCGAGTCTTCAGAGTTTTGCTTGTTTCTATATGCTTGGAAGGTTGAGCAgtga